A stretch of the Panulirus ornatus isolate Po-2019 chromosome 53, ASM3632096v1, whole genome shotgun sequence genome encodes the following:
- the LOC139765224 gene encoding uncharacterized protein isoform X4 translates to MMRQGVAVVLVALAVLELRLASARALPGETAYVARKDCPAPRECCRYLEHSGNFEACCNTYGCCPDCDNIYVYRGHGPYEVRQDCVGAYECCLHPFLSEAFHKCCFEHRCCPVCGSVTDGCYFNNVMYPWRSVVLALPRCCTKLVCGVKLSDASPPYLTAVIVPISHPPTSEDQLCDLVKNDYCVDHLGIIQSDGSEWLENPCRLCRCDNGRVSCHYVPPQDCPPAPQPHCRELPGDCCPSWDCDEIDGRIWSYHFHGIVKQDHRRLRTCIDGEGSVHDFGDQWWDHQDPCVFRTLHREWYHPYKEELSTPPSSSTPGLPLERER, encoded by the exons atgatgaggcaaggtgtgGCAGTCGTCTTGGTAGCTTTGGCCGTGTTGGAACTTCGCCTCGCTTCGGCTCGAGCACTGCCAG GCGAGACAGCCTACGTGGCGCGGAAGGACTGCCCCGCCCCTCGCGAGTGCTGTCGGTATCTAGAGCATTCTGGGAATTTCGAGGCCTGTTGTAACACGTACGGCTGTTGCCCCGACTGTGACAATATATACGTCTATAGAG GTCACGGCCCTTATGAAGTACGGCAGGACTGTGTGGGCGCCTATGAGTGTTgccttcaccccttcctctctGAGGCGTTCCACAAGTGCTGTTTTGAACACAGGTGTTGTCCCGTGTGTGGCAGTGTGACAGACg GATGTTACTTCAACAACGTCATGTACCCGTGGAGGAGCGTGGTGCTGGCCTTGCCCAGGTGCTGTACGAAACTCGTGTGTGGGGTTAAGCTGAGCGACGCGTCTCCTCCCTACCTCACAGCTGTCATCGTCCCCATTTCCCACCCTCCAACCAGCGAAG ATCAACTGTGTGACCTTGTCAAGAACGACTACTGTGTGGATCACTTGGGCATCATCCAGTCCGATGGCTCGGAATGGCTGGAAAATCCTTGTCGTCTGTGTCGATGTGACAACGGCCGCGTCAGCTGCCACTACGTGCCTCCCCAAGACTGtcccccagcaccacaaccacactgtagGGAGCTGCCAGGAGACTGCTGTCCATCCTGGGATTGTGACGAGATCGATGGGCGAATCTGGTCGTACCACTTCCATGGGATCGTGAAACAGGACCACAGAAGATTAAG AACCTGCATCGATGGTGAGGGGAGCGTGCACGACTTTGGCGACCAGTGGTGGGATCACCAGGACCCCTGTGTATTCCGCACCTTGCACAGAGAATGGTATCACCCGTACAAGGAGGAGCtgtccacacctccctcctcgtccACACCCGGCCTGCCACTTGAGAGAGAGCGATGA